A single window of uncultured Methanospirillum sp. DNA harbors:
- a CDS encoding chemotaxis protein CheW, giving the protein MNTLEKTNPNKNSTDDEIQVVEFILGDNKFAINLFDVREIVESMRITPLPHTPSHIRGIIDLRGEITTVIDLKSLLKIQKSSTESQTDSRLIVLDSSLTAIKTGILVDDVSSVMTVSMKDIDQSHTDDEDAHILGIIKKSLDNTNDSRRELVIWLDIKALLDNVTTR; this is encoded by the coding sequence ATGAACACCCTTGAAAAGACAAATCCAAATAAAAACTCGACTGATGATGAGATTCAGGTTGTTGAGTTCATACTTGGAGATAACAAGTTTGCAATTAACCTTTTCGATGTACGGGAGATCGTTGAGTCGATGCGAATCACTCCTCTTCCTCATACCCCTTCCCATATCAGAGGGATCATTGATCTCAGGGGAGAGATCACCACGGTAATCGATCTGAAATCTCTGTTAAAGATCCAAAAATCCAGTACCGAAAGTCAAACTGATTCTAGGCTGATAGTACTTGATAGCAGTTTAACAGCGATAAAAACCGGCATTCTTGTTGATGATGTATCTTCAGTTATGACCGTTTCAATGAAAGATATTGATCAGTCTCATACGGATGATGAAGATGCACATATTTTAGGAATTATAAAAAAATCTTTGGATAATACCAATGATTCAAGACGGGAGTTAGTGATCTGGCTTGATATTAAAGCTCTTCTTGATAACGTAACAACCAGATAA